TGGCCGTTGGCGGCGGCGGCACGCCAGTCGGCAAGACGCGCTGCCACCGGCTTGTTGGCCATCACCAGGTAGAACGACCCCTTGAAGCCGTGCCGGTCGAGGGCGGGGATGGCGATGTCGAGCTGCGAGTCGAGCGCATCGTCGTAGCCAAGGCTGACCGCAGCCTGGCGACCCTGCGGCCAGGCGAACTCCTCGGCGGCCAGCGCGGCATGCGAGCACGCCAGCGCCGCCAGCAGGACCAGCGCCGCTGTCGCGGCGCGTGGCCTGGTCGCCCTACTTGGCCTTGCCACAGTCGATCGCATCGGCTTGCCTGGCAGCACCTGCAACGACGGCGATGCGCGTGAACGCAGCCTCGAACGGTGCCTGTGCGGAAACGCTGAAGGGGACATCGACGCCGCCGATATCGACCTTGCGATCGCCGAAGCAGCGCAGCGGCACGTTGATCGTCACCTTGCTGCCGATGCCAGCCGCGGTCAGCTGCGGTGCGATGTCGATGCTGGCCGAGACCTTGCCCGAGCCCATGCCCAGCAGCACCGGCGACGTCGGCGCCTTGTGCACGACGACATCGAACTGCAGCGCACCCTCGGCGAAGGCCAGGGCATTGAGGTTGTTGGCGCCGGTGCTGCGCGCGAGCAGCCGCGCCGGAGCCAGCCACGTCACCCGCTTGGCATCCTGCTGCGTGTTGATCTGGCTGGTGCTGACCCGGATCGCCGGCTTGGCCGTGGGCCAGGACAGCGTGTCGTTGAGGGACGCACCCACCGCCTGCACGGAATCGCCGGCTTCGACCTGGAGCTGGAAGGGCACGGCATCATTGGTGTTGAAGACCGGCAGCGAGGTCGCCGGACCACACGCCGCGACATCGGGCTCATCGAGCCTGGGCACGGACGCCGGCCTGGCGTAAGTCAGGCCGTAGCCGCGCTGGAACAGCGGTGGCTTGCCCGCATCCGGGCGGTTCTCGGGGGCCGGGCAGGGCACGCCCGGCCACGAGAACGACAAGCGGCCGCGGAATTCGAAACGCTTCGCTGCCACCAGCGCATCGGCGACGCCGGCACCTTCAGAACCCGGCAACCATGCTGCGACAAAGGCATCGGACAGGTTGATCAGGTCGTTGCTGTAGAGCGGTCGGCCGGACATGAAGACGGTCACCACCGGCTTGCCGTGGGCGGCGGCCGCCTTCAGCGCGGCCAGGTCCTCCGGATGGCGGCGACTGTGCGCCATCGAGTCCGAACCGATGATGTCGCCATTGGTTTCGGCATAGGGCGTTTCGCCGATCACCGCCACGACGACGTCGAAATCGCCGGTGCCGGCGGTCGTGCCGGTCGGGTCGAACGTCACCCGGTCCGGTCCCAGTGCTTCGCGCAGACCGGCAAGTACGGTGTCGGCGTTGAGGTAGTCGGCGCTGGTGTTGTCCGTTCCCTGCCAGGTCAGCGTCCAGCCACCGGTCTGGTTGGCGTAGCTGTCGGCGCTCTTGCCGACCACCAGCACGCGCTGGCCGCGCTTGAGCGGCAGCGCCTTGCGCTCGTTCTTGAGCAGCACCAGCGACTCGCGCACGGCCTGGCGGGCGAGTTCGCGGTGGACCAGCGCGTCTGCCTTGCCGGCGTAACGGCCATCGGACGGCTTGCGATCGAACAGGCCGGCGCGCAGCTTCACGCGCAGGATGCGGGTGACGGCATCGTTGATCCGCGCCATCGGGATCGTGCCGTCCTCGACCTGCTTGATGGTGTTGGCGATGAAGGCCTTCCAGTCCTCCGGCACCATCACCATGTCGATGCCGGCATTGATCGCCTGCGGACAGCTGGCGTTGCTGCAGCGGGGCACCTGGGCGATGCCGTTCCAGTCGGAGACGATGAAGCCGTCGAAGCCGATCTTGTCCTTCAGCGCGCCGGTGAGCAGCGCCTGCGTGCCATGCATCTTGCCGTAGTTGACGCCGCCCTCGACGTCATCCCAGCTGTTGAACGAGGCCATCACGGTCTGCACGCCGGCACCGATCGCGCCGTAGTAGCCCTGGCCGTGGACGTTGATCATCTCGGCGCGCGGAATGATCGCGTTGCCCTGGTCGCGGCCCATGTCGGTGGCGCCGTCGCCGATGAAGTGCTTGGCCGTCGCCACCACGGTGCCGTCGCCGCGCAGGTCGCCCTGCAGGCCGCGGATGTAGGAGGTCGCGTATGCATGCACCACTGCCGGGTCGGACGAGAAGCTCTCGTAGCTGCGTCCCCAGCGGAGGTTCTGGGCGACGGCGAGGGTGGGCGCGAATGCCCAGTCGATGCCGGTTGCACGCGTGGCCTGCGCGGTGGCGTGGCCGATCTTCTCGACCAGCTGCGGGTCGTGTGCCGCGCCCAGGCCGATGTTGTGCGGGAACAGGGTCGCGCCGACCACGTTGTTGTGACCGTGCACCGCGTCGGTGCCCCAGATGACCGGGATGGGATTCTTGACCGCGGCGGTCATCGACGCCTGGTGATAAGCGTCGGCCAGCGCCAGCCAGTCGCCCACCGTGGCGTGCTTGTTCATCGCCGGCCACGAACCGCCGCCGTTGAGGACCGAGCCGATGTGCCAGGTCCGCACCTCGTCGGGGGTGATCATCTTGATTTCCGGCTGCGTCATCTGCCCGATCTTCTCGGCCAGGCTCATGCCGGCGAGGATCCTTGCGGCGCGGGCCTCGATGGTGGCGTCGCGGCGGATGGCGCTGTCCACGTGCGGCCAGTCCTGCAGCACCGGCGCGGTGTCTGCGGCGTTGCTGGTCCCGCCATATAGATACAGTGCTGCACCGATCGCCAAAAGACTTGCTCCAACGAAGACTCTCGCCTGCACCGTGTGTTCCCCATGGCCGGATTGTGAAGCGGCAAGCTGATCGCGATCGTGCCTTGGCAGCGAGCGAATCAGCCAGTTGACAGCGCTGTCAATACAAGGGCGAATGCGCCCTTGTCAACGTTCGCGGCCGCCGGGCGTGCCGGAATGTGGACTCGTCCAGACTTGGCGGAGGCCTGTGCAGGCGACGCTGTTGCGCCGCAGCAAGCCTTTGCGATGCATACTCTGGCCGCTCGGAGCCGTGGCCGGTCCTGTCATCGTGGACCGGTACGGTTCTGGCACCATCTGCCGCGTTCCGCCCCCTGGAGCATCCGTCGCTCAATGCGTATTCGAATCGAGGATGTCGCCGCCGCTGCCGGCGTGTCGATGAAGACTGTCTCGCGCGTGCTCAACAACGAGCCCAACGTGCGCGAGGAGATGCGCGAGCGCGTAATGCAGGCGGTGACCGAGCTGCAGTACAAGCCCAATCCATCCGCGCGCAGCCTTGCCGGCCAGCGTTCGTACAGCGTGGCGCTGGCCTACAACAACCCGTCGCGCAACTACATGATGGAAGTGCAGAACGGCATGCTCGAGGCCTGCCATGCCAGCAACTACAACCTCTTCCTGGCCGCGGTCAGCCTGGGCCGCGAGCGCGTCGCCGACATCCAGGGCCTGTTCCGCAACTTCGGCCCGGACGGCGTGCTGCTGATCCCGCCGCTGACCGACGACAAGCTGATCATCGACGAGCTGGAGAAGATGGGTGTGCCGTTCGCCTGCATCGCGCCCAAGAGCGCCGCTGGCCGGATCGGCGTGGCCATGGACGAGACGACGGCGGTACTTGAACTGATGGCCAAGCTCGTCGAGCTGGGTCATACCCGCATCGGCCACATCAAGGGCGCCACCGCGCACGGCGCCTGCCGCTGGCGCTTCG
Above is a genomic segment from Lysobacter sp. S4-A87 containing:
- a CDS encoding glycoside hydrolase family 3 N-terminal domain-containing protein; this encodes MAIGAALYLYGGTSNAADTAPVLQDWPHVDSAIRRDATIEARAARILAGMSLAEKIGQMTQPEIKMITPDEVRTWHIGSVLNGGGSWPAMNKHATVGDWLALADAYHQASMTAAVKNPIPVIWGTDAVHGHNNVVGATLFPHNIGLGAAHDPQLVEKIGHATAQATRATGIDWAFAPTLAVAQNLRWGRSYESFSSDPAVVHAYATSYIRGLQGDLRGDGTVVATAKHFIGDGATDMGRDQGNAIIPRAEMINVHGQGYYGAIGAGVQTVMASFNSWDDVEGGVNYGKMHGTQALLTGALKDKIGFDGFIVSDWNGIAQVPRCSNASCPQAINAGIDMVMVPEDWKAFIANTIKQVEDGTIPMARINDAVTRILRVKLRAGLFDRKPSDGRYAGKADALVHRELARQAVRESLVLLKNERKALPLKRGQRVLVVGKSADSYANQTGGWTLTWQGTDNTSADYLNADTVLAGLREALGPDRVTFDPTGTTAGTGDFDVVVAVIGETPYAETNGDIIGSDSMAHSRRHPEDLAALKAAAAHGKPVVTVFMSGRPLYSNDLINLSDAFVAAWLPGSEGAGVADALVAAKRFEFRGRLSFSWPGVPCPAPENRPDAGKPPLFQRGYGLTYARPASVPRLDEPDVAACGPATSLPVFNTNDAVPFQLQVEAGDSVQAVGASLNDTLSWPTAKPAIRVSTSQINTQQDAKRVTWLAPARLLARSTGANNLNALAFAEGALQFDVVVHKAPTSPVLLGMGSGKVSASIDIAPQLTAAGIGSKVTINVPLRCFGDRKVDIGGVDVPFSVSAQAPFEAAFTRIAVVAGAARQADAIDCGKAK
- a CDS encoding LacI family DNA-binding transcriptional regulator, whose amino-acid sequence is MRIRIEDVAAAAGVSMKTVSRVLNNEPNVREEMRERVMQAVTELQYKPNPSARSLAGQRSYSVALAYNNPSRNYMMEVQNGMLEACHASNYNLFLAAVSLGRERVADIQGLFRNFGPDGVLLIPPLTDDKLIIDELEKMGVPFACIAPKSAAGRIGVAMDETTAVLELMAKLVELGHTRIGHIKGATAHGACRWRFDGYRKGLQNAGIAFDPELVVQGAFSFESGCAGAQALLDLRKPPTAIFAANDDMAAGVIRVARERGLNVPGDLSVCGFDDTPISRHIYPSLTTIRQPTSEMGRLATLELLARIRSPEAGRMLRVDHALVMRESTQAPARR